One Mya arenaria isolate MELC-2E11 chromosome 5, ASM2691426v1 genomic window carries:
- the LOC128235728 gene encoding heparan sulfate glucosamine 3-O-sulfotransferase 1-like, translating into MSQEHLDREMDRIYNAAQDNLDSETDTLASSNVGSDTYEALREKSDFHPIPKLTGKCVKRFPQAIIIGIQKCGTYALLFFLDKHPQIAGCLHPPEPRFFDKDPDADVSYTNYLKGLSKKSVVQSAGVIKWKNSFDKYKEKMPCSFKQQITIEKDPAYFYQEFVANRIQQWAPDIKLIFIVKNPVERAISAIAMYRARSEIDKNKTVDDIVFKQGDHGKMTVNEEAVCNVTKYSDYQYYMRGKGRKHPYVSEGTLNTLKEYFAPKNAKFFKMVNKTFDWE; encoded by the exons ATGTCACAGGAACATTTAGATAGAGAAATGGACAGGATTTATAACGCTGCACAGGATAATTTAGATTCAGAAACCGACACGTTGGCATCTAGCAATGTCGGTTCAGACACATATGAAGCACTCCGAGAGAAGTCCGATTTCCACCCGATTCCAAAACTGACAGGCAAATGTGTCAAGCGTTTTCCTCAAGCGATTATAATCGGTATACAAAAATGTGGAACTTATGCATTGTTGTTCTTTCTGGATAAACATCCACAGATTGCTGGATGTCTTCATCCTCCGGAGCCAAGGTTCTTTGATAAAGACCCAGATGCTGACGTAAGctacacaaattatttaaagggactctcCAAGAAATCAGTTGTGCAAAGTGCTGGGGTTATCAAATGGAAGAACAGCTTTGATAAGTATAAAGAGAAGATGCCATGTAGTTTTAAACAGCAAATAACAATAGAAAAAGATCCTGCATATTTTTACCAGGAATTTGTTGCTAACAGAATACAGCAGTGGGCGCCTGACATTAAACTGATTTTCATCGTGAAAAATCCGGTTGAAAGAGCAATTTCTGCGATCGCAATGTATCGGGCAAGATCAGAAATTGACAAGAATAAAACGGTAGATGATATAGTTTTCAAACAAGGTGATCACGGCAAGATGACCGTTAACGAAGAAGCGGTTTGTAACGTCACCAAGTATTCCGACTATCAATATTATATGC GAGGCAAGGGCCGGAAGCACCCATATGTTAGTGAAGGCACGCTAAATACgcttaaagaatattttgctCCGAAAAACGCAAAgttttttaaaatggtgaataaaacatttgattggGAATGA